Genomic segment of Arachis stenosperma cultivar V10309 chromosome 4, arast.V10309.gnm1.PFL2, whole genome shotgun sequence:
caataaaaaggtaAAAAAAGGTGCATAGCCAGAACCAAAGAAGACGACAAATAAAGCCACTTTCACATTAATGGAATGATCATAGCTAAGGACACTTCAGGTGACTTTGGTACCCTCTTCATGTAATTATAGGAGACTAAGTCAACATCCTTTTTCTAATAAGGTTGACTTTATTTAAACATCCAAAATGATATCATCTAACTTAAAATCTATATAACATTCATAGATACATAAAATATACggtaattaaattaaagtaacTGATTTTAACGTGGTTTagaggagaaaaagaagaatttagcGAAAATGAGATTAGAGAGAGAAGTATCTTTGACGAATTAGGTGTTGTAATATTGTAGTTAGCACAATGACTATATGTCTATATGCCATATAATTACAGTATTATCTGAAAAACATGAAAACAAAAGAACCAAAAAGAGTAGAGACTATAAACTACTTCACACCTTTGGCAAAGGGTTGGAGAAACAAGGGTTGtaatattacaaattaaaataggAGTGAAATCAACTCcaattaattagttaaaaaataatttcgttataaaaaaaattattatcctaattttttaaattttaaataaaaaataaaagaagattgACTTAGTTGGCTTATATTGGAATTGCACCTCTAAATTTTACCTAAAAACTATTTACAATAATATAGTAAAACAATTTTATGCAATATCAAATACATATTTCTATATTTCTATATATATGTAATAACTTATATTTTTTGTGTACATAATGCAAAAGAATTGGTACACACGCTATActcgaaaaaaaagaatattccTTTAGTGGGATATACATAGTTGTAGTCCTATGATACTTTATTCAAATTTACATTTGATTCGATTGAGAAATGATATCCTTCAAGTccaatggaaaaagaaaaaagagacttgtttttctttctatccAACGAGGATAAATGGTGGACCTAGTAATACAGATAAGAATATACATGGTATCATGTTTGGGGTAAACTATTGCAAGAAATTGCAGCTCAACTTCATGCTATAATAGTAGATCGCTATACTTTTAATAGGGATGCTCCTTGCCAACAACCATTATTCAATTCTTTTCACAATATTTATTTCTCCAACAAATAAAAACAATGCTAAGGATAATGAACCCCTAATTCCTttacaaaatatatacatacataataAAATGAGCCATAAGACACACGCATTTGAGAAATTCTTTCTCAAGCGTATTTTGTGCTCCGGACTAATATATTTCACAAAATCGATCACTCATCAActctaataaattaaaagaaagtaCTTTTATGGAGATAGGGATGGAGCTATTCGAATGTGGATGTCAAATGGCCGATCCTCAACCTAGTTTTATCGGCATGATAATCCCTGCAATTGTGCGCTTTTATAATAGGCCGAGGTTCAAATCCAATGAACCTTTCAAGAAACAAAgaatctgatgatgatgatgcatTTTTGGTTGAAACTGCATTAGTTGTTCTCTTGTAAGAGCTAAACCACTTGGCTTCCATGTACACGTTTCTCCTCCATGGAGCAACATGCAGGTCCCTTGTTTTCATGGATCCCTTTATGGCACTGCACATAAGCTTCACAACTTGTTTCAGTTCTTCCACTCTGCCAACAAATATGAGTGGGAAAACTTGTAGCAATGAAGAATATTGAATTGTAGGGCGCGCTATTTCGAACTCTGAAGCCAGGGAGACTTCAACAATGTATCGCTTTCCTAAGGAATTCACATCAATGTACTCATAGCCACCAGCTATTAATCTTCCATTTTTCTCCCACTTCGATTTGCAAAGCCCTGCAGTTTAGTGCAGattcaaattaaataactaaCTCTCAAAACAAGTGattgatttttgaataattaaagCAATTAGTAACTTGTACTCACCAGCATCAAAACCTTTCTCTCTCAAGTGAGACATCAATTTACGTTTGAATTCAGGAAAATTAGTTTTCGAAACAACTCCACAAGCAACCGCAGCTTCAACCTCTCTTCTAATCAAGTCCCTTTCGATATCATCACCATCGCCACAGGCAAATAGATCTTGCAGCATTTCCCTCTTCTCGGAATCAAAGCAATCTGTTCTTTCTTCAACCACTCCTTCCTCGCCATTAACACTCTGTTCCTCTTCTTCCGTTATTTCACGTGCCTTATCGCTGCTCTCCATGAAGGAGTTCACCAGATCAAACAGATCTTTCGAAGTCTCCGCCGGGGAATGCTCGCTGCCGCTGCTCTCGCAGAGCCTCACCCGTGCCACTTCAGCATCAAAGGCCGCAGCCACCCTGTGAAACCTCACCGGAATCCTTGGCGGCGCCGTGGCCATCATCACGTGGACGTGGTTTGAGAATGATGGAAGAGGGAGGCGGATGGGCATTAATTTATACATAACTGCCCAAGCATGATGCAGGTAGAGTATGATTGACTGCTGGCACTTTAACGACGATTTTCTGAGTTTTAATTTTGGTTAGTAATTTGCACTTTGCACCATGGTATTCATATGATAATGAATGTAGCCCAAATTATGACACCTCCTTCAGTTTTTCATGAACCTTGCTTGCAAAACCGTCTAGGTTCGCTCTTAACTTCTTATAGTCATGTTCTTTAACACATTTCGTTATTTTGTGTACACTATATGGaagcaaaaaaaattttatccttATTTTGGTCTACAACTATTTACAGTGACAAAAGAGGGAGTAAAAAAAAAGTCTCCAATCCGTGGTGGCTTCAATGGGGTAGTGCACCTAGGAGAATTTCCACAATCAAGTGGGTCTAAAAAAAAGTAATGCTAAGTTTACATCAAAATCAGCTATTAAAATTAgctataaatataaaatacatgttgtaatataaatatacattaagaataaattaaattacatatatatttatacacaaatatattaatgtctaattttaatagctaatttgaatgtacaaataatatttttggtctaaaaaattatactaataAGCTCATAAAATACTCGAAAACCAATACTTATGGTCTTTAGGGTGCGTTTGGTTTTGCacagaagaaaagagaaatgtGTTTGACTTTTTTAAACActtcatttattttttgtaatttttttattttttgaatgtaGCAGTGATTTTTACCCTTCAACccatttttatcaaaattacaaattttaatttttgtgttCACTTTTTTATGTcattctaaaatttattttttatgtaccaattatatttttcattatttatatgtttatttttttataattttttttctaatattcttttatacatattattattttttttataaaacttatgttattttttgtttataaattttttattgttattgttattttttttgtatggaatatttttttactttgtattataattttattaatctCATTAGAGTACTAAAaaatgaatgttaaaatttatttaaatatttaaaataaaattataagataacataaaataattatttaaatttatgactttttctgtaattttttatccaaaaataattttaaataatgtaatcttaaacaatatttaatttactatcatttattttaaataaaaattactaaatatAAACCACACTAATAtcaatttacttttgatcaaaatcaacttataaaattaattttatacaaatCTTTATCTATGAACGTAATTTAAACACACATAGTCTTAATGACCATTCTGTCCCGGTTTATGAAATATGATATTAATTTGAAGGTGAAAATTCAGGTAAAGTTGAATTTACGTAAAGTTGATATGTCAaaattgttagatgaaaatttagtcaaatcaatcaaattatctaatgattctcaaatatcaacttcacgtgaagtcgactacGACCCTTTAACGATCACTTGTGCGCACTTAGACCTATACTAAAGGTTGAATCGTAACAGATGAAGAAGTTATCAACATGACGTTCCTTAGCGCTAATGAGTGGAGTTGTGTGGATCCTTTGTGTTGTTGATGGCTATGCCGGAGATGACTTGGGGATCGGCCTTGTAGAATTGCTCTAGTTCCCAGCTGtctaatttttagttttatttttttattctatttgtcTTGTTGGATAACCATGTTTGCTCCACTTTACTGTGTTGAGCTTtgtattcaaaaaaaaaaaagtaatataaaaatttttatactatCATTCATTTAGTTACATTTAtacatttaaataatttaaaaaaaaattaaaaaacaatattttttattaatatgacAATATAGTGATATACAATTAATTATCCATACAAACCTCGTATactacattaaaattaaattatagataAAATACAAAACTTACTAACTCATTCAATCAAAAAACTACGTAATACATTTAAAAATTGTATGACTATAAAAATCTAACTCACAGAACATTTTTAAAACGAAAgtaaaaaaacaacaaaaattggagatcaaattaaaatatatatatatcacaatACTCATTGACCGCTTAAACATTAAACTCAGTACAAGATTAAGTATAGAAAAGTTTATTGAAGTATTCCCCAAAATTACGACACAAAATAAGGAATGGTTCATTGCTATACTACAATCCAAATCCAAATCCACGTCATCTGGCGTTTCCAGTTTTAGATTGCGGTGATGTGGAAATTGGGCGCTGCTGTGAGTTAAAGTGAGAGTGAGAGTGTATAATTGGATTAATTGCTATCTGTTTTTGGTTAAGACCAGGTTCAATGAATCTCAATTTAAAGTGTCTCAATGCAATGAACCAAATTCACATTTTGTAGCGTGCCCTTTTTGGTCAAAGTCTCGTGGCTTTTACCACTACTGAGTTTGTGAGAAATTTTGCTTGTCACGAAATCATGACATATAAAGTTTTAAGCAATAATAAATGGTAGTATCTATTAGTATAAATTATCCTTTAATTTGTCTTTTGCTATTATTGCGCGTATCATTTCCTCCGTATTACTAGCTAGCCACTGAGATTACATTTGGTCGCTAGCATGCTGTTAGTAGTAACATATTCTTATTTCCAGTAATAGTTATATTTTACTACACATGTCAATAATAGGACATGCATGAAGGGATCAAAACAATAAGAGAAATGATTAGAAATCAATATTTagttaactaatttaattaacatCAATGTttaggatttataatttaaaatttaagataaataaaataattataaaaaaaattgattctctATCATTACTCAAATAATAGTctaattaggtaatttttattagtCAGTAGAAttctataaataataataatagtaatataatCCATTAAGCATAAATTTAgtaattagtattatttttctcttagaATTTCTTTTTAATGAAATCATCTTCTAATTCTTATATCCTTCTTATTTGATTTGACTCTTTTCTAATTCACTCTTATATATTCTTtcttattcattattttttctcttactctaattcaaaagaaaaatattaaataggAAAGAATAAGAGTAAATTAGGGAATAATCAAATCAAAAGGAGAGAAGGAAAAAATAATTCTATTGAAGAGAAATTCCAAGAGAAAAAGAATACCAATCACTAAATTTATACTTGATTGATTATTACAttactcttatttttatttataaaattttattaactaataaaaatttcCTAATAATTATTAGTCCACTTTTACTTATTACATAATGGTAAGGATTTTTGTTGTGAAAGaaacatttttattaataatcaaACTAATTgagtatatataataaaaaagtacAGTATACAAATTAATGCCGTTATTTGATTAAAAATTCTAATGATACTAAGCCCTCAAATTTGATAGTCTAATGAAGTAATGATCGAGTTGTTAGAAGTAAATTAGCAATGAAAATATTTGTTTAATAGAAGTAATATAAATTTGATATAGTTtgcatagaataaaattaaatagtaCTGCGACtgagtaaaaaaaattttgagataaataaataaatatcacAATTATTCCGTGAATAAAATAGTCAATGTTTTTTTATTAGGAACAATTAATCAGATTCTCTACTTTTATTATAACAGCTTAGATTAGTAATATTTGAACAATGTTGCTAAATTATAATCTTCAAAAGCTACTCCTAATAAGTAATAACTTTGTATATATACTTTTGTTGGGTCTTTGTCCTTTTAGTTTTTGGTCGGGACATATTTGTGTGTTCAGCATGGGAcgctctttttttttcacacaTGCGATGCATATTTAATTAatacttattttttttgttaatatattttaaattatattttttttgtcattaattataaattatattaaggCGGCAAGGTGCTCTGGTGGTGGGCTCGAACGTGTTATGGCCTTTCAGCCTTCAATTATTTAATAGGCCTTTCTTAGAAAAAACATACACCAGGTCTTTAAGTAAGAGTATTAAATTTGACCCCAAAAAAAAAGTATTGTCccacaaataaaatattacaaaaagACGAATTAATCTTTGGTTTAGAAAATACtgtaaacaattaaaaaaaatattacaaaaagataaaatagaaagaagttaAGAAAAACCAATTAAGAATAAAGTAGGAGaaattatatgaatttttttgttagaatgtacttaatttattttaatttttgaaattatatctgttttctttatcttcaaacaattcattttttcttgtttttaacTTACATTTAAACCAACATTAATtaactttttatattaaattaacaTTGTTGAACCCTAGCATTTTCCTATAATTATTACTTTTCAATAAAAAACCTTTCCTACTCTATTATATTTGTGACCCCCCATCTCCCAGCAGCAAAATGAAACtcaaaaagagaaaagaaaggcTATCCAATTAtatgaaatttattttgttctAATTTGAAAATGTATGACCGTTCATCTTATCTTCTTTCATAACTTCTCTACCTATAAGTCTATTGAATGGACTAATTAGTGCTATtattctcttttgttttttgctttttggtttttataaCATTGACTTATCAGTTAGTTTCTATTTGATTCTTTTGAGTT
This window contains:
- the LOC130974510 gene encoding uncharacterized protein LOC130974510; this encodes MPIRLPLPSFSNHVHVMMATAPPRIPVRFHRVAAAFDAEVARVRLCESSGSEHSPAETSKDLFDLVNSFMESSDKAREITEEEEQSVNGEEGVVEERTDCFDSEKREMLQDLFACGDGDDIERDLIRREVEAAVACGVVSKTNFPEFKRKLMSHLREKGFDAGLCKSKWEKNGRLIAGGYEYIDVNSLGKRYIVEVSLASEFEIARPTIQYSSLLQVFPLIFVGRVEELKQVVKLMCSAIKGSMKTRDLHVAPWRRNVYMEAKWFSSYKRTTNAVSTKNASSSSDSLFLERFIGFEPRPIIKAHNCRDYHADKTRLRIGHLTSTFE